A single window of Anaerohalosphaeraceae bacterium DNA harbors:
- a CDS encoding glycosyltransferase codes for MKIVFFDFIYRYGGGPQLAADTMIRLSRHHQVEVIDPYGQSQPYIQKLTKHGVKVHILMPGAKFIFLGSPRKPWQRLWRFLCAVPHYVRLRRRLIQTIRRIQPDLLWTNGKVAFRFLNVGRALRKIPMVMEVIGCLPASYYRDSVGRQMQKRLSLVMAISTETARQLTAAGFAPEKVHVVYDTIDFDETVQKSMQPPEAPLPGLGRHPAVLVPATLIPKKGQDTAIRAAAILKQQGLNPVLWLAGDVVGDDDSYAQYLRKLAKELNVTEDVFFLGWRNDVPAILTRADMMVLPTHEEGFGHVVLEAMLLKCPVAVTPVGGIRDSVQDEVNGLVFPVGDEKRLAEQIQRLHQDSALRERLIQHGYQTVTERFTPENHTVRVLEGLERLLKTGEVK; via the coding sequence ATGAAGATTGTTTTTTTTGATTTTATTTATCGATACGGGGGCGGTCCTCAGCTGGCGGCGGATACGATGATTCGTCTCTCGCGGCATCATCAGGTAGAAGTGATCGACCCGTATGGACAAAGTCAGCCCTATATCCAAAAACTGACAAAGCACGGGGTGAAAGTTCATATTCTGATGCCGGGAGCGAAGTTTATTTTTCTCGGTTCTCCGCGGAAGCCCTGGCAGCGGCTGTGGCGGTTTCTGTGTGCCGTTCCGCATTATGTTCGTCTTCGCCGCCGACTGATTCAGACAATACGCCGGATTCAGCCGGACTTGCTTTGGACGAACGGAAAAGTGGCCTTCCGCTTTTTAAATGTCGGCAGGGCTCTTCGAAAAATTCCTATGGTGATGGAGGTTATCGGCTGTCTGCCGGCGTCTTATTACCGGGATTCCGTCGGCAGGCAGATGCAGAAACGGCTGTCTTTGGTTATGGCGATTTCCACAGAGACAGCCAGACAGTTGACGGCAGCCGGCTTTGCTCCGGAGAAGGTGCACGTGGTGTATGACACGATTGATTTTGATGAGACTGTTCAGAAGTCTATGCAGCCGCCGGAAGCGCCGCTGCCGGGACTGGGCAGGCATCCGGCCGTACTTGTACCGGCTACCCTGATTCCCAAAAAAGGACAGGACACAGCCATTCGGGCTGCGGCGATCCTTAAACAACAAGGGCTCAATCCTGTTTTGTGGCTGGCCGGAGATGTTGTGGGGGATGATGATTCCTATGCACAATATCTCCGGAAATTAGCGAAAGAGCTGAATGTAACCGAGGATGTTTTCTTTCTCGGCTGGCGGAATGATGTGCCGGCGATTCTTACCCGGGCGGATATGATGGTGCTTCCGACCCATGAAGAGGGGTTTGGACATGTCGTTTTGGAAGCTATGCTGCTGAAGTGTCCGGTGGCTGTCACTCCTGTTGGAGGAATTCGGGATTCCGTGCAGGATGAGGTGAACGGCCTTGTTTTCCCTGTTGGAGATGAAAAACGGCTGGCGGAACAGATCCAGCGTCTTCATCAGGATTCCGCCCTTCGGGAGCGGCTCATCCAGCACGGCTATCAAACCGTAACAGAACGGTTTACACCCGAGAATCATACGGTTCGGGTGCTGGAAGGGCTTGAGCGCCTATTGAAAACAGGAGAGGTGAAATGA
- a CDS encoding glycosyltransferase family 2 protein — translation MNAPLVTVSSAFYNTGPMLLDMVRSVFSQTFTDWELVLVDDGSTDDSLQIARSVQDPRVRVYSNGRNLGRAASLNRITELARGKYIARLDSDDLCSPHRIQKQVELIESDPKIDVVGTGMCFLGEQDQLLGFRRAIQGHSNICAHPTQTFHIAHGTILGKKTWFQKFRYDERLPMAVDFNLFLRAHRESIYENVPDPLYYYRFHMNFNLRKQYIARRVSAAFLRDYYWKQGQYSQAVSAALAQYVKLGITAGMFSLGLRRVLMKRRFGQMSEQEREYFLDEICRIKNYSLPGF, via the coding sequence ATGAATGCTCCGTTGGTGACGGTCTCCAGCGCTTTTTACAACACGGGGCCGATGCTGCTGGATATGGTTCGGTCGGTCTTTTCGCAGACCTTTACGGACTGGGAATTGGTTTTGGTGGATGACGGTTCGACGGATGACAGTCTTCAGATTGCCCGCTCGGTGCAGGACCCGCGCGTACGGGTGTACAGCAACGGCCGCAATCTGGGACGGGCGGCCAGTTTGAATCGGATTACGGAGCTGGCCCGCGGCAAATACATTGCCCGGCTGGATTCCGATGATTTGTGCTCGCCGCATCGGATTCAAAAACAGGTGGAACTGATTGAAAGCGACCCGAAAATCGATGTGGTCGGCACCGGAATGTGTTTTCTGGGTGAACAGGACCAGCTTCTCGGCTTTCGCAGGGCGATTCAGGGACATTCGAATATCTGTGCTCATCCGACCCAAACTTTTCACATTGCCCACGGAACCATTCTCGGCAAAAAAACCTGGTTCCAAAAGTTTCGCTACGATGAACGTCTTCCGATGGCTGTTGATTTTAATCTTTTTTTGCGAGCCCATCGCGAAAGCATTTATGAAAATGTTCCCGATCCGCTTTACTATTACCGATTTCATATGAATTTTAATCTCCGAAAGCAGTATATCGCTCGGCGAGTCAGTGCTGCTTTTTTACGGGATTATTATTGGAAACAAGGGCAATACAGCCAAGCGGTTTCGGCTGCCCTGGCGCAGTATGTAAAGTTGGGAATAACAGCCGGAATGTTTTCTTTAGGACTGCGACGGGTTTTGATGAAACGGCGGTTTGGACAGATGAGTGAACAGGAACGGGAGTATTTTCTGGACGAAATATGTCGCATTAAAAATTATTCACTGCCTGGTTTTTAG
- a CDS encoding acyltransferase, with protein sequence MFKRIVFHLFYQFRRSLPIWLVQLLTDWLPDIRITLRLRGAMLRPFLGRCGRGLLVARRVTFLNAHGIRIGRDVYLATGCWIDGIGGLTIEDEVKLSPYVVLTTSSHCFRNNSVCGGGSRTAPVRIGRGSWLASHAVVVSGVSIGSGVIVGANAVVTRDIPDNVFAAGVPARVISPRADQTPNVFSRDDILKEQQA encoded by the coding sequence ATGTTTAAAAGAATTGTTTTTCATCTTTTTTATCAGTTTCGCCGTTCACTTCCGATTTGGCTGGTGCAACTCCTGACGGACTGGCTGCCGGACATCCGCATTACCCTCCGTCTTCGCGGGGCGATGCTGCGTCCGTTTCTGGGCCGATGCGGCCGGGGGCTTCTTGTAGCCCGCCGTGTGACATTTCTGAATGCGCACGGCATCCGCATCGGGCGGGATGTTTATCTGGCGACCGGCTGCTGGATTGACGGCATCGGCGGCTTAACCATCGAAGACGAGGTCAAACTCAGCCCATATGTGGTCCTGACAACCAGCTCTCACTGCTTCCGGAACAACTCTGTCTGCGGCGGCGGCTCCCGAACCGCCCCGGTTCGAATCGGCCGTGGCTCCTGGCTGGCCTCTCACGCAGTTGTGGTCAGCGGCGTCTCCATCGGCTCCGGGGTGATTGTCGGGGCCAACGCCGTAGTAACCAGGGATATTCCGGACAATGTGTTTGCGGCCGGCGTGCCGGCTCGTGTCATTAGCCCTCGGGCTGATCAGACCCCCAACGTGTTTTCGCGAGACGATATTCTAAAGGAACAACAAGCGTGA
- a CDS encoding glycosyltransferase family 4 protein, producing the protein MNQTSKPALCILTTVSESIRFFYKGQIDALLKAGFDVTVICSYDETLPTELPSNVRYLPAEFSRLITPWKDLRALWRLVRIFRTHRFAIVQYSTPKASLLGSIASFLTGVPCRLYLLWGLYYMGQTGTCRLLLKTFEKLICALSHQVLPISHEMVGFLEQERITRRQKCAVILNGSACGVDLERFCPDSVKTYRKQIRERYQIPEEAVVIGTVARLTGDKGIHELLAAFEQLQRENPSVYLLLVGQQEEKDRLHPEAEELIRSHPSIRCTGWQQDPVPFYAAMDIFCLPTYREGFGEVNLEAQAMALPVVSTDVIGPRESVQSGTTGFLVPPKEVPALKEALARLVQDASLRSRMGQAGRRRVEQMFDRKQWIEEMVRHRLACLNQINLPR; encoded by the coding sequence GTGAACCAGACATCCAAGCCGGCTCTCTGCATTCTGACCACGGTTTCGGAGTCAATTCGTTTTTTTTACAAAGGGCAGATTGATGCCCTGCTGAAAGCCGGCTTTGATGTCACGGTTATCTGCTCCTATGACGAAACCCTTCCAACCGAATTGCCGTCGAACGTTCGGTATCTTCCGGCCGAGTTTTCACGATTGATTACGCCCTGGAAGGACCTTCGGGCCTTATGGCGGCTGGTCAGGATTTTTCGAACCCATCGGTTTGCCATTGTCCAATACAGCACTCCCAAGGCCTCACTGCTCGGGTCCATTGCATCCTTCCTGACGGGTGTGCCTTGCCGACTTTATCTGCTCTGGGGGCTTTATTATATGGGCCAGACCGGCACCTGCCGACTTCTGTTGAAAACCTTTGAAAAATTAATCTGTGCCCTCAGTCATCAGGTCCTCCCGATTTCTCACGAAATGGTTGGTTTTCTGGAGCAGGAGCGGATTACCCGCCGTCAGAAGTGCGCTGTTATTCTAAACGGCAGCGCCTGCGGCGTTGATTTAGAGCGTTTTTGTCCGGATTCGGTCAAAACGTACCGTAAGCAGATTCGAGAACGCTACCAAATACCCGAGGAGGCTGTCGTCATTGGGACGGTTGCTCGGTTAACCGGAGATAAAGGGATTCACGAACTGCTGGCGGCTTTTGAGCAGCTCCAACGCGAAAACCCTTCTGTTTATCTGCTTCTGGTCGGCCAACAGGAGGAAAAAGACAGATTGCATCCGGAAGCTGAAGAACTCATTCGTTCTCATCCGTCAATTCGCTGCACCGGTTGGCAGCAGGACCCCGTCCCCTTTTATGCAGCGATGGACATTTTCTGTTTGCCGACCTATCGGGAAGGATTCGGGGAGGTCAATCTCGAAGCCCAGGCCATGGCCCTGCCGGTGGTTTCCACGGATGTCATCGGCCCGCGTGAGTCCGTTCAGAGCGGCACGACGGGGTTTTTGGTTCCGCCCAAGGAGGTTCCCGCTTTGAAAGAAGCCCTGGCAAGACTGGTTCAGGATGCCTCCCTTCGCAGCCGGATGGGACAGGCCGGACGCCGACGGGTCGAGCAGATGTTCGACCGCAAACAGTGGATTGAGGAAATGGTCCGTCATCGCCTGGCTTGTCTGAACCAGATAAACCTTCCTCGCTAA
- a CDS encoding glycosyltransferase family 4 protein produces the protein MLEKTKIAFVSTIPNTLFFYIELLKALQNAGARLTLITSENPFLEKLTAQLDCQAERVPFSRFLSPIRDWQTLCRLTELFRTNRFDLVHAHTPKAGFLSMKASAAASVPVRLYTIHGLVGDTASFWKRQIFSFCEKQACRCAHQVLAVSPSLRRQLVEEGLCPAGKVSVLRDGSACGIDVDGLYVPTEAVRQEARRIREHFQIPAEAVVLGFVGRLTPEKGIPMLLDVFGRLARNNPLLHLLMVGRMDEVREKLDVRSLSLIREHPRIHWAGHIPFPAAYYAAMDIFVMPSRREGFGMCNIEAAAMGVPVAASRITGCVDSVRENMTGLLFQRDDPQDLARCLMRLIDDPQLRRKMGEEGTRWVRERFSSRLLVQEHLHLYERLLAQRGS, from the coding sequence ATGTTGGAAAAGACAAAAATTGCTTTTGTTTCCACAATCCCGAATACCCTTTTCTTCTATATTGAGCTGCTCAAAGCGCTTCAAAACGCAGGGGCTCGGCTGACACTGATCACGTCGGAAAATCCGTTTTTGGAAAAATTGACTGCGCAGCTGGATTGTCAGGCCGAGCGTGTGCCGTTCTCGCGTTTCCTTTCCCCGATTCGAGATTGGCAGACTTTGTGCAGACTTACAGAGCTCTTTCGGACAAATCGTTTTGATTTGGTTCATGCCCATACGCCCAAGGCCGGTTTTCTGTCAATGAAAGCTTCTGCAGCGGCGTCCGTGCCGGTGCGCCTTTATACCATTCACGGTCTGGTGGGTGATACGGCCTCTTTCTGGAAAAGGCAGATTTTTTCTTTTTGTGAAAAACAGGCCTGTCGGTGTGCACATCAGGTCCTGGCCGTCAGCCCCAGTCTCCGGCGGCAGCTTGTAGAAGAAGGCCTTTGTCCGGCGGGGAAGGTATCGGTCCTTCGGGACGGCAGCGCATGCGGAATCGATGTGGACGGCCTTTACGTCCCGACGGAAGCGGTTCGGCAGGAAGCCCGGCGGATTCGAGAGCATTTTCAAATCCCGGCCGAGGCGGTTGTTCTCGGTTTTGTCGGACGGCTCACCCCTGAAAAAGGCATTCCAATGCTGCTGGATGTCTTTGGAAGATTGGCCCGGAACAATCCGCTGCTTCATCTGCTGATGGTGGGCAGAATGGATGAAGTCCGTGAAAAACTGGATGTCCGCTCCTTGTCGCTGATTCGCGAACACCCGCGGATTCACTGGGCGGGTCATATTCCTTTTCCCGCGGCGTATTATGCAGCAATGGACATTTTTGTGATGCCCTCCCGGCGTGAAGGGTTCGGAATGTGCAACATCGAGGCAGCGGCGATGGGAGTGCCGGTTGCTGCTTCCCGCATTACAGGATGTGTGGATTCCGTTCGTGAGAATATGACGGGTCTGCTTTTTCAAAGAGATGACCCCCAGGATTTGGCCCGATGTCTGATGCGGCTGATTGATGACCCTCAGCTGCGGAGAAAGATGGGTGAGGAAGGCACCCGCTGGGTGCGGGAACGTTTTTCCTCCCGCCTGCTTGTGCAGGAGCATCTTCATTTGTACGAACGTCTGCTTGCTCAAAGAGGGAGTTAG